A genomic window from Lotus japonicus ecotype B-129 chromosome 1, LjGifu_v1.2 includes:
- the LOC130715918 gene encoding uncharacterized protein LOC130715918, which yields MAVQEKQDLSDGGQVDDGAHEVIKWKRPEPRSLKMNVDAGWTRANGQGYGLVVRDHEGECLFASVSFSPYRLSPLLAEAMGLRWALAEALRMEMDAVIVELDSTEVISCLVGRKCVANLEPIIQDCRDLAVKFISFSIIHTKREGNRVAHKLASDM from the coding sequence ATGGCGGTGCAGGAGAAACAAGATTTGAGCGATGGAGGACAGGTTGATGATGGAGCACATGAGGTGATTAAATGGAAAAGACCAGAACCAAGGTCTCTTAAGATGAATGTTGATGCAGGGTGGACAAGGGCAAACGGGCAAGGATATGGCCTGGTGGTTCGTGACCATGAGGGGGAGTGCTTATTTGCATCAGTTAGCTTCTCCCCATACCGGTTGAGTCCGTTACTCGCAGAAGCGATGGGACTACGGTGGGCACTGGCTGAAGCGTTGCGCATGGAAATGGATGCTGTGATTGTGGAACTAGACTCAACAGAAGTTATTTCATGTTTGGTAGGTAGAAAGTGTGTGGCTAACTTAGAACCTATTATTCAAGATTGTAGGGACCTTGCTGTTAAGTTTATTTCATTCAGTATTATTCACACTAAGAGGGAAGGAAATAGAGTAGCACATAAACTAGCTtctgatatgtaa